DNA sequence from the Sediminibacillus dalangtanensis genome:
GGGAGAACGGGTGATTTCCAAAGCAACTGTGAGTGGAAGTGATGCCAAAGGGAGAACAGTAGTGGAGGTTAACAGTTTTGTTGAAAACGAAAAAGTGTTTTCTGGAGAATTCCTGATGTTCCGTTCCCATCATCATAAAGGAGAGTCAAGCAATGAAAATAGCAATTGATGCAATGGGGGGCGACCATGCCCCGGATGAAATTGTTGCCGGAGCAATCGAGGCTGTAAAAGAGTGGCAGGATATGGAAGTGACTTTGATAGGTGATGAGGCGAAAATATCTCCCCTCTTAAAAGATACACAAAGAATCAATGTGATACATACAACGGACATGATTACCGGAGAAGATGAACCTGTCCGGGCAGTTAGGCGCAAGAAAAATTCTTCTATGGTATTAATGGCGGAGGAAGTAAAACAACAAAAAGCAGATGCTTGCATATCAGCAGGGAACACAGGAGCGTTGATGAGTGCCGGTTTATTTGTGGTAGGGCGGATGGAAGGAATCGATCGTCCAGCCTTAAGTCCGACATTGCCTACGAAGGATGGCAGTGGTTTTTTATTGCTTGACGTCGGAGCGAATGTCGATGCAAAACCTCATCATCTCGTCCAATACGCGATCATGGGAGCTGTTTATACCGAAAAAGTTCGAAAGGTGGACAACCCCCGTGTCGGTCTTCTGAATGTCGGGACAGAGGATGGAAAAGGAAATGACTTGACGAAACGGGCTTTTGCGGAACTAACAAAAGCGCCGATTCATTTTGTAGGGAATGTAGAAGCTAGGGATTTACTCGAAGGTGCTGCGGATGTCGTGGTAACGGACGGGTTTAATGGGAACATCGCATTAAAAACGATTGAAGGTACTGCGATGACCATGTTTTCCATGCTGAAACAAACATTTATGTCAAACTGGAAGTCCAAATTGGCAGCCGGTTTGGTGAAACAGGAATTGAGAGAGTTGAAGGATAAGCTGGATTATTCGGAATATGGGGGTGCAGGCTTATTCGGATTGGCTGCCCCGGTCATCAAGGCCCATGGTTCTTCCAACAGGAGGGCTATCTATAATGCTGTCAAACAGGCGCGCAATATGGTTGAGTTAAATGTTACCGAGACGATTGAAAAAACGATAAAAGAAATGCATTTGGAAGAGGAGGAATAACATGAAACGCGTTGCTTTTGTTTTTCCTGGACAAGGTTCGCAGGAAGTCGGAATGGGAAAAGATCTGTTCGATAATTTTGATACGGTAAGGCAAATGTTCCGACATGCAGACCAACAACTGGATGGCGATTTGACTTCCCTTATGTTCGATGGCCCCCAGGAAACATTGACCAACACGGAAAATGCACAACCTGCTTTGCTGTTGACGAGTGCAGCCGCTGCAGCTGTTTTAAAGGAAAAAGGTGTGGAACCGGTAATGACAGCCGGCCACAGTTTGGGAGAATACAGTGCACTCGTATCGGCAGGAGCGATTAGCTTGGAAGAAGCGCTGCCGCTTGTCCGATTGCGCGGCAGGCTAATGGAAAAGGCTTATCCTGCTGGGAAAGGAGCCATGGCAGCGGTGTTAGGCGGTGAAATGGAGACAATCCAGTCCGTGCTTGATTCCGTTAATGATGAAACAGGAGAAGTTGTAGACGCTGCCAATTTCAACTGTCCTGGTCAATTGGTGATATCCGGTACGAAGCAGGGAATTGAAGCAGCAGGAGAAAAGCTGAAGGAAAATGGGGTCAAAAGGGTCCTCCCTCTGAATGTCAGCGGTCCTTTCCACTCTCGTTTGATGAAGCCTGCGGCAGAAAAGTTTGCCGAGGAATTACAAAAAACTGATCTAACCGACACCAAACTCCCTGTCTATGCCAATGTAACGGCTGCACCGGTGACAGAACGCTCCCAGATTGCGGAATTGTTGGTCCAACAATTGTATTCGCCGGTAAGGTTTCAGGAAATCATTGAAGCGATGCTGGATAAAGAGCTTGATGCCATCGTCGAGGTAGGGAATGGAAAAGTATTGACTGGACTCGTAAAAAAAATTCACAGACGCATGAAAACTTTTTCCGTGCAGGATACGGAATCGCTTCAGGCATTTGTTGAATGGTATAAGGAGGAATCTTAAGCATGCTGAAAGGGAAAACTGCATTAGTGACAGGGGCTTCCAGAGGAATAGGGAAGGCGATTGCGCTGGAACTCGTAAGTCAAGGAGCGAAAGTCGCGGTTAATTTTGCAGGAAACGAAGCGAAAGCCCAAGAAGTAGTAAAGGAAATCGAGTCGCTTGGCGGGGAGGCTATCAAGGTAAAGGCCAATGTTGC
Encoded proteins:
- the plsX gene encoding phosphate acyltransferase PlsX, which produces MKIAIDAMGGDHAPDEIVAGAIEAVKEWQDMEVTLIGDEAKISPLLKDTQRINVIHTTDMITGEDEPVRAVRRKKNSSMVLMAEEVKQQKADACISAGNTGALMSAGLFVVGRMEGIDRPALSPTLPTKDGSGFLLLDVGANVDAKPHHLVQYAIMGAVYTEKVRKVDNPRVGLLNVGTEDGKGNDLTKRAFAELTKAPIHFVGNVEARDLLEGAADVVVTDGFNGNIALKTIEGTAMTMFSMLKQTFMSNWKSKLAAGLVKQELRELKDKLDYSEYGGAGLFGLAAPVIKAHGSSNRRAIYNAVKQARNMVELNVTETIEKTIKEMHLEEEE
- the fabD gene encoding ACP S-malonyltransferase, with translation MKRVAFVFPGQGSQEVGMGKDLFDNFDTVRQMFRHADQQLDGDLTSLMFDGPQETLTNTENAQPALLLTSAAAAAVLKEKGVEPVMTAGHSLGEYSALVSAGAISLEEALPLVRLRGRLMEKAYPAGKGAMAAVLGGEMETIQSVLDSVNDETGEVVDAANFNCPGQLVISGTKQGIEAAGEKLKENGVKRVLPLNVSGPFHSRLMKPAAEKFAEELQKTDLTDTKLPVYANVTAAPVTERSQIAELLVQQLYSPVRFQEIIEAMLDKELDAIVEVGNGKVLTGLVKKIHRRMKTFSVQDTESLQAFVEWYKEES